The following coding sequences lie in one Drosophila sulfurigaster albostrigata strain 15112-1811.04 chromosome 2R, ASM2355843v2, whole genome shotgun sequence genomic window:
- the LOC133838357 gene encoding RNA transcription, translation and transport factor protein, whose product MLKQKLAALGHPSPNDVALSNRKEFASTILWLEDQKIRLYTIEDRDKLRNLQDMKLWEEAYLKYCSDLSMPALDTQLEQLTWIIGHAIRLEYLDDPEQYGSVQAEDIGGPKRNGTATVPQKVQTIFDGKINVDDKEFIAAVRQLATKLQVPHHPNHLLQLEAISRIVHERLSVTAKDRKPITGTPFPFDKGNDVVAGTDPKLDYPMRILRLLQIQNLRQLQTQINETIVAVQSLTANPKTDTKLGKVGR is encoded by the exons ATGCTTAAGCAGAAACTCGCGGCATTGGGTCATCCATCGCCCAACGATGTGGCCTTGAGTA ACCGCAAGGAATTCGCAAGCACAATTCTCTGGCTGGAAGATCAAAAGATTCGCCTCTATACAATTGAGGACCGCGATAAATTGCGCAATCTACAGGATATGAAGTTGTGGGAAGAAGCCTACCTCAAATATTGCAGTGACTTAAGTATGCCCGCATTGGATACACAATTGGAGCAGCTAACTTGGATTATTGGACATGCAATACGTCTAGAATATCTCGATGATCCAGAGCAATATGGGTCAGTACAGGCTGAAGACATTGGCGGGCCCAAAAGGAATGGCACTGCAACAGTGCCACAAAAAGTGCAAACCATATTCGATGGCAAGATAAATG TTGACGACAAGGAATTCATTGCGGCTGTACGTCAGCTTGCCACCAAGCTGCAGGTGCCCCATCACCCCAATCATTTGCTACAACTGGAGGCCATCTCTCGCATTGTTCACGAACGTCTTAGTGTAACAGCCAAGGATCGAAAACCAATAACCGGCACACCATTTCCTTTTGACAAGGGCAACGATGTTGTGGCTGGCACTGATCCAAAACTGGACTATCCGATGCGTATTTTGCGTCTGCTGCAAATCCAAAACCTGCGACAGCTGCAAACACAGATAAACGAAACCATTGTTGCCGTTCAGAGTCTGACGGCGAATCCCAAGACTGACACCAAGCTGGGCAAGGTGGGACGCTAA
- the LOC133838358 gene encoding uncharacterized protein LOC133838358 has product MIGKLSAWYRDNVSEAADCVACRLISGFGMIGIGAFVLAQAKRRQAPWENYTMKSLAAVAGFLGVARLADASFLKAKVAPIEKQPTKPDGNHPFFRRGS; this is encoded by the exons ATGATTGGCAAATTATCTGCATGGTATCGTGACAATGTGTCAGAGGCTGCAGACTGTGTTGCCTGCCGCCTTATTAGTGGCTTCGGTATGATTGGCATTGGAGCTTTTGTCTTAGCCCAAGCAAAACGCCGCCAAGCGCCTTGGGAGAATTACACAATGAAGAGTTTGGCAGCag TTGCTGGCTTTTTGGGAGTAGCGCGTTTGGCAGATGCGAGTTTCCtgaaagcaaaagttgcacCAATCGAGAAGCAACCAACGAAACCTGATGGAAATCATCCGTTTTTTAGACGCGGCAGTTAA